Proteins encoded by one window of Polyodon spathula isolate WHYD16114869_AA chromosome 16, ASM1765450v1, whole genome shotgun sequence:
- the LOC121328969 gene encoding fibulin-2-like encodes MIPHLSASLPLPPLVLLLLVLHQSGCGPSPPVPATDCSTVRCPPLETACIEEGAPSGDRATVQHSSPDTTSCCPVCLKKGCRCRGYQLWDCISAGYTEGTVPAGGSYLVDSGSTECSCPAKVGGEIECNFLPCPELPLNCLEVWDPLEEPQSVQAGGAGCPQCKKTGCVSDGRALEEGESFAVPPCTVCSCLGSGALLCTPERDCEGGGGDAGAVEGRKGPQPARSGAPTQPKKELKHLTLLSQRGAPKKLSWPPGATQTEWQERASQVDAHILGASRSEAEKGAPATQLRATSRTDQGATQTDRQQRVEATDSSGLNVRLGLTQTGNGIVQPGATNRAIWPLRVDQGATRSKEQEQESANRLEDSQATAQQVSVEKRRGQFRNGTEQRSGNRVVGVTVRGPTLARVGATLKVRHKESQSGRKEAGSGASQGAGATPRRRRPQIMGIVGRTGVTSKPEEKPGDTRISGANVILSYIRATTTATARGHAGQVRTTPNRGPPRATGSQQQLFPSAPGLTQAPRTEGPQTSGQGATLRRGSKEGPHPAQQTGNQTVMSQSPLDPCCIEGRRLAATNRQCTKAPPTGEETDTCRSELSGQSLRF; translated from the exons ATGATCCCCCatctctctgcctccctcccgCTGCCGCCTCTGGTCCTGCTTCTACTGGTTTTGCACCAGTCTGGCTGCGGCCCCAGTCCCCCGGTCCCCGCTACAGACTGCAGCACAGTGCGGTGCCCCCCACTGGAGACTGCCTGCATTGAGGAGGGAGCCCCTAGTGGAGACAGAGCAACAGTGCAGCACAGCAGCCCCGACACCACCAGCTGCTGCCCTGTGTGTTTAAAGAAGGGGTGCAGGTGTCGGGGGTACCAGCTATGGGACTGCATTTCCGCAGGGTACACTGAGGGCACCGTCCCGGCTGGGGGGTCCTACCTGGTAGATTCGGGGAGCACCGAATGCAGCTGTCCCGCCAAGGTTGGGGGTGAGATTGAGTGTAATTTCCTGCCTTGCCCCGAGCTGCCCCTGAACTGCTTGGAAGTATGGGACCCCCTGGAGGAACCCCAAAGTGTCCAGGCCGGGGGAGCGGGGTGCCCGCAGTGTAAAAAGACGGGCTGCGTCAGCGACGGGAGAGCGCTGGAAGAGGGGGAGTCCTTCGCGGTGCCCCCCTGCACCGTGTGCTCCTGCCTGGGGAGTGGGGCGCTGCTGTGCACCCCGGAAAGAGACTGCGAGGGAGGGGGGGGCGATGCAGGGGCTGTCGAGGGAAGAAAGGGCCCCCAGCCGGCTCGTTCGGGGGCCCCCACGCAGCCCAAGAAAGAGTTAAAGCACTTGACTCTGCTTTCCCAGAGAGGAGCCCCCAAAAAGCTGAGCTGGCCCCCAGGGGCCACTCAAACTGAATGGCAGGAAAGGGCCTCGCAGGTGGATGCTCACATTTTAGGGGCCTCGCGGAGTGAAGCAGAGAAAGGGGCCCCGGCGACACAATTAAGGGCCACCAGCAGGACGGACCAGGGGGCCACGCAGACTGACAGACAGCAGAGGGTAGAGGCCACGGATTCAAGTGGCCTAAATGTACGTTTAGGGCTCACGCAGACTGGGAACGGCATAGTGCAGCCAGGGGCCACAAACAGGGCAATTTGGCCCCTAAGGGTAGATCAGGGGGCCACACGGAGTAAAGAACAGGAACAGGAGTCTGCGAATCGACTAGAGGACTCCCAGGCCACAGCGCAGCAAGTCTCTGTGGAAAAGAGAAGGGGCCAGTTTAGAAACGGCACAGAGCAGCGCAGCGGTAACAGGGTCGTCGGAGTTACTGTGAGGGGCCCCACTTTGGCGAGAGTAGGGGCCACGCTCAAAGTAAGACACAAAGAGTCACAATCAGGGAGAAAGGAAGCGGGGTCAGGGGCCTCCCAGGGAGCAGGGGCCACACCTAGGAGGAGAAGGCCCCAGATTATGGGGATCGTAGGGAGAACAGGGGTGACGAGCAAGCCAGAGGAAAAACCCGGGGACACGCGCATTTCGGGGGCCAACGTCATTCTCTCGTATATAAGGGCCACCACCACTGCCACCGCAAGGGGCCACGCTGGCCAAGTGAGGACCACGCCGAATCGGGGGCCCCCCAGGGCCACAGGTTCACAGCAGCAGTTGTTTCCCTCCGCCCCGGGCTTGACACAGGCGCCGAGGACAGAGGGACCCCAGACAAGTGGACAGGGGGCCACACTGCGGCGAGGGTCGAAAGAGGGGCCACACCCGGCTCAACAGACTGGGAACCAGACAG tgatgtcacaatcCCCTCTCGACCCCTGCTGCATTGAGGGCCGACGATTGGCTGCTACTAACAGGCAGTGCACAAAGGCCCCACCCACCGGCGAGGAAACGGACACTTGCAGGTCAGAGCTCAGTGGCCAATCGCTGCGTTTctaa